One window from the genome of Bacillota bacterium encodes:
- a CDS encoding bifunctional metallophosphatase/5'-nucleotidase: MTEKAKPAISFFSKIRFLRQSRALMALIIFFLFFLATGASAEDEIYFTILHTNDEHSALIPHSPAIDYHPERDNPTVGGFARLASAVNQIREDREAVGQPVLLFSAGDYMGESPFSWLIPLGLAPELNLMQLIGYDAAVIGNHEYDYGPDILAKYLLEAGYPAAHDKTVIIASNTVAPSDHPLARDGLYRSNHLITLDNGLVIGIFGLIGEQAISYTTANEPVEFADQHETARQMIEELQQQGADVIIAITHSRVEEDQELAREVPGIHLIIGGHSHTVLEEPVIENGVIIVQAGSQLQYLGQLELAFNTGSGELRLRNAEVNDPYLIPLDHNIPINPEINELIEQYTAELNYIIAARTDGKFQHILDTVMLSNFELSNKPPLKESSFGNFVSDAMRLITEEKIGRKVDFAIQANGAIRGSVNPGTMPHSMGKVSVYDLVQQVGLGIGPDGEAGYSLVAAYLTGEEIRRALEVAVLLSDMMGDTFFLQFSGLRYDYNPQNAILFTVPIMDLPIPTTRAVISAERYTGDGRQGNDDSQYQPIERGDEQLYCLVTDSYIVSFLPMVGELLPQLELVLKDSEGNPVPEDEFDRLVVRVDGKEIKVWEAVLEYAAAQTVGNSGLPEIDSYYSSTGGRINPSRSFPLVILPILLLLLIIFGIYMLIRKIRSRRKTRKSREVE, from the coding sequence ATGACCGAAAAAGCCAAACCAGCTATTTCATTCTTTTCGAAAATTAGATTTCTTCGCCAGTCAAGAGCACTCATGGCTCTCATAATTTTTTTCTTATTTTTCCTGGCAACCGGAGCATCAGCAGAAGACGAAATATATTTTACCATTTTGCATACCAATGATGAACACAGTGCCTTGATTCCACACTCACCGGCTATTGATTATCACCCCGAAAGGGATAATCCAACAGTTGGTGGATTTGCCCGTTTGGCTTCCGCGGTCAATCAGATCAGGGAGGATCGCGAAGCCGTCGGCCAACCGGTTTTACTCTTTTCAGCAGGGGACTATATGGGTGAGTCGCCTTTTAGCTGGCTTATCCCATTGGGTCTGGCTCCGGAACTGAACCTGATGCAGTTGATCGGTTATGATGCAGCAGTTATCGGTAACCATGAATATGATTATGGTCCCGATATTCTGGCAAAATACCTCCTTGAGGCCGGTTATCCGGCAGCTCATGATAAAACCGTGATCATTGCTTCAAATACGGTTGCTCCTTCCGATCACCCGCTTGCCCGGGATGGATTATACCGGAGCAACCATCTTATTACCCTCGACAACGGACTCGTAATCGGAATTTTTGGTTTGATCGGAGAACAGGCTATCTCTTATACAACAGCCAATGAGCCGGTTGAGTTTGCCGATCAGCATGAAACTGCCCGGCAGATGATCGAAGAACTGCAGCAGCAGGGAGCAGATGTGATTATTGCCATTACACACTCCCGGGTTGAAGAAGATCAGGAGCTGGCTCGCGAAGTACCGGGTATTCACCTTATAATCGGCGGTCATTCACATACAGTTCTTGAAGAGCCGGTTATCGAAAACGGGGTGATCATTGTCCAGGCCGGCTCACAGCTTCAATATCTTGGACAGCTGGAACTCGCCTTCAATACAGGCTCAGGCGAGTTAAGGCTTCGTAACGCTGAGGTCAATGATCCTTACCTTATCCCCCTGGATCACAACATACCGATTAATCCCGAGATCAATGAACTGATCGAGCAGTATACTGCGGAACTGAACTACATCATCGCAGCTCGGACTGACGGTAAGTTTCAGCATATACTGGATACGGTTATGCTGTCGAACTTCGAACTCTCAAACAAACCGCCTCTCAAGGAGTCGTCCTTTGGCAACTTTGTATCAGATGCCATGCGCCTTATAACGGAGGAGAAAATTGGCCGGAAGGTAGATTTTGCGATTCAGGCAAACGGGGCAATCAGGGGTAGTGTCAACCCCGGTACCATGCCGCATTCGATGGGAAAAGTTTCTGTCTATGATCTAGTTCAACAGGTTGGTCTCGGCATTGGTCCCGATGGCGAAGCGGGTTATTCTTTGGTTGCGGCTTACCTTACCGGGGAAGAAATCCGGCGCGCCCTGGAGGTGGCGGTTCTTCTTTCTGATATGATGGGGGATACTTTCTTCCTCCAGTTTTCCGGATTGCGTTATGACTATAATCCACAAAACGCCATACTTTTCACCGTACCCATTATGGATTTGCCCATCCCGACAACAAGGGCAGTGATCAGTGCTGAAAGGTATACCGGTGACGGCAGGCAGGGTAATGATGATAGTCAGTACCAGCCCATTGAACGGGGCGACGAGCAACTTTACTGCCTGGTAACCGATTCTTATATTGTATCTTTTCTGCCAATGGTTGGTGAGCTGCTGCCGCAGCTTGAGCTGGTCTTGAAAGACAGTGAAGGAAATCCTGTACCCGAAGATGAATTTGACAGGCTTGTAGTCAGGGTCGATGGGAAGGAGATAAAGGTCTGGGAGGCTGTTCTGGAATATGCAGCGGCACAAACGGTCGGCAATTCGGGATTACCGGAAATCGATTCATATTACTCATCAACAGGAGGCAGGATCAACCCTTCCCGTTCATTCCCCCTGGTTATCCTCCCGATTCTACTTCTGTTACTTATCATCTTCGGAATCTATATGCTGATCAGAAAAATAAGAAGTCGCAGAAAAACCCGTAAAAGTCGTGAGGTAGAATAA
- a CDS encoding Nif3-like dinuclear metal center hexameric protein translates to MQAKVATIASYLEDLAPRSFALPGDNVGLQVGSFDKSVEKIYVGLDPDPEVINDALAMGADLLVTHHPFYYQPLSVIDTASPTGMLTSLALKNELSIYSAHTNYDCTFEGVSYQLARAMGINYRESSVIEITGSDQLLKLVVFVPVGYEDTVRNALSASGAGHIGKYSHCTFQVAGTGTFMPEEGAKPFLGSSGNLEKVEEIRIETILPASKKTLVVEALKVSHPYEEIAYDLYPLALEGNPVGLGLILDLDEPMDITGILEICRESLISEDIRYYTGNQKEYNRIALCGGSGGSLIEKAALAGAEIFVSGDFRYHDLKFAQGLNLDIIDAGHEATEWPAVIYLREYLEQRLESDSYKTEVYLQTSLHTQWNKLQGR, encoded by the coding sequence TTGCAGGCTAAAGTTGCCACAATAGCTTCATACTTAGAAGACCTTGCACCCCGATCCTTTGCCCTTCCGGGCGATAATGTGGGCCTGCAGGTAGGCAGCTTCGATAAATCCGTAGAGAAAATATATGTTGGCCTTGACCCCGACCCGGAAGTGATAAATGATGCTCTGGCCATGGGCGCCGATCTACTTGTTACTCATCATCCATTCTATTACCAACCCCTTTCAGTAATTGATACTGCTTCCCCGACCGGCATGCTTACATCCCTGGCTCTGAAAAATGAACTGAGTATTTATAGTGCTCATACTAATTACGATTGCACCTTTGAAGGTGTCAGCTATCAGCTGGCCAGGGCAATGGGAATCAATTATCGGGAATCGTCGGTTATAGAGATCACCGGCAGCGATCAGCTCCTTAAACTGGTAGTATTCGTGCCGGTTGGTTACGAAGATACTGTTCGAAATGCCCTTTCCGCTTCGGGAGCAGGACATATAGGCAAATACAGCCACTGCACATTCCAGGTGGCAGGAACGGGAACTTTTATGCCTGAAGAAGGGGCAAAACCTTTTTTGGGCAGCAGCGGTAACCTGGAAAAAGTTGAAGAAATTCGCATTGAAACTATCTTACCCGCGAGTAAAAAAACTTTGGTTGTTGAAGCTTTAAAAGTTTCTCACCCCTACGAAGAAATTGCTTATGACCTGTATCCCCTGGCCCTGGAAGGAAATCCGGTCGGCCTGGGATTGATCCTTGATCTGGATGAACCTATGGATATAACCGGAATTCTGGAGATCTGCCGGGAAAGTCTGATCAGTGAAGATATCCGCTATTACACCGGTAACCAAAAAGAATATAATAGAATTGCCTTGTGTGGGGGCAGTGGTGGATCATTAATTGAGAAAGCCGCTCTGGCAGGGGCTGAAATATTTGTCAGCGGAGATTTTCGCTATCATGACTTAAAATTCGCACAGGGATTGAACCTGGATATTATCGATGCCGGACATGAAGCGACAGAATGGCCGGCGGTAATTTACCTGCGCGAGTACCTGGAGCAACGTCTGGAGTCAGATAGCTATAAGACAGAAGTATACCTTCAAACTTCTCTCCATACACAATGGAACAAACTGCAGGGTAGGTGA
- a CDS encoding trimethylamine methyltransferase family protein, translating to MDKDQNRRNVQPVKFSKKVDWLDPNQVATIHQASVDILSKIGIKMPHPKVQQILGQAGARTNSTSGKVYIPEKLIEEAIKKAPQTFTLAARNPVNDLPVNGEFGYLSLDGSGLQVIDLTSGELRRSTLKDLEEAVTVADYLKEISFLWPVISAQDRPKKKQPLYELYAQLANSTKHVQAMTAVDPEAAEGSIRIAKAVAGSSAALRNRPIISNFQCSISPLAYDPEGLEAAMIFADAGIPTGFLTMQIGCSTAPATLAGSLAQANAEILAGIVFLQTYKPGCPTFYGSCATVMELHSGAVCCGGPEDFLLQAMSAQMARYYNLPSNIGTFATGAKASNWHAGVENALSGMSSIMAGADMMCGAGLLAGALIFSFEQLLMDCEIFEIIRRSTEKIIVDENTLALETIAAVGSDDHFMVEPHTLKHMRELWQPAVMNRSPYGKWQTEGCREAEENAREKAWWILENHKPDQLDDKLKAEIINIIEDHSQH from the coding sequence ATGGATAAAGATCAAAATAGAAGGAATGTCCAGCCGGTTAAATTTTCAAAAAAGGTGGACTGGCTGGATCCAAATCAGGTTGCCACCATACATCAGGCTTCAGTGGATATATTAAGCAAGATCGGAATCAAGATGCCCCACCCAAAAGTTCAACAAATACTGGGTCAGGCAGGTGCAAGAACTAACAGCACAAGCGGAAAAGTATATATCCCCGAAAAGTTAATTGAAGAGGCCATAAAAAAGGCTCCACAGACTTTTACCCTGGCTGCCAGGAACCCGGTTAATGACCTGCCGGTTAATGGTGAGTTTGGATACCTTTCGTTAGATGGGAGCGGGCTGCAGGTAATAGACCTGACCAGTGGAGAACTGCGCAGGTCAACATTGAAGGATCTTGAGGAAGCAGTTACTGTTGCCGATTATTTGAAAGAGATTTCTTTTCTCTGGCCGGTTATCAGCGCCCAGGATCGTCCCAAGAAGAAACAGCCGCTTTATGAATTATACGCCCAGCTGGCCAATTCAACAAAACATGTCCAGGCGATGACTGCGGTTGATCCTGAAGCGGCAGAAGGTTCAATCAGAATTGCCAAAGCAGTTGCCGGAAGCTCCGCGGCTCTGCGAAACCGTCCGATAATCTCTAATTTCCAGTGCAGCATCAGTCCCCTTGCTTACGATCCTGAAGGGCTGGAAGCAGCAATGATCTTTGCCGATGCCGGTATACCAACCGGTTTTTTAACGATGCAGATCGGCTGTTCAACAGCTCCGGCAACCCTGGCCGGCAGTCTGGCCCAGGCTAATGCTGAAATCCTGGCCGGGATTGTCTTCCTCCAAACATATAAACCAGGCTGCCCGACTTTTTACGGTTCATGTGCCACAGTAATGGAACTGCATTCCGGAGCAGTTTGCTGTGGAGGCCCCGAAGACTTTTTGCTGCAGGCAATGTCTGCCCAGATGGCGCGCTACTATAATCTGCCTTCGAATATCGGCACCTTTGCCACCGGTGCTAAAGCATCAAACTGGCATGCCGGAGTTGAAAATGCCCTTTCGGGGATGTCAAGCATAATGGCCGGTGCTGATATGATGTGCGGGGCAGGGTTACTGGCCGGAGCATTAATATTTTCCTTCGAGCAGCTTTTGATGGACTGTGAGATATTTGAAATTATCAGGCGTTCAACCGAAAAGATTATTGTCGATGAAAATACTTTGGCTCTGGAGACAATTGCCGCTGTGGGATCTGACGACCATTTCATGGTTGAACCGCATACCCTGAAGCATATGCGGGAACTCTGGCAGCCTGCAGTAATGAACCGCAGTCCTTATGGCAAATGGCAGACTGAAGGCTGTCGTGAAGCTGAAGAAAATGCCCGGGAAAAGGCCTGGTGGATTCTTGAAAATCACAAGCCTGATCAGCTTGACGATAAGCTTAAGGCTGAAATTATAAACATAATCGAAGATCATAGCCAGCACTAG
- a CDS encoding glucose 1-dehydrogenase, producing MKRLVGKVALVTGAGREKGIGFTCARRLAEEGASVALADLAVLSEQGRGSDETENQLYDLTEIISDMGVGALAIEVDVTDPDSVQKMIEQVKDKFGRLDILVNNAGTIIDPAPLALTDPEAWRKTIEVNLTGTMLCCRAAAPLMMCNEEGGKIINMSSRAARSGAIWMHAYCASKAGVIGLTRSMSLELAPFKICVNALCPGEIDTEMKRWGWGKEATIKGKTVEEIADEAAKATPLGRVGTAEDVAAAVAFFASPDADYMTGEILNITGGNGIRPLL from the coding sequence ATGAAAAGATTGGTTGGGAAAGTTGCCCTGGTTACCGGAGCCGGACGGGAAAAGGGAATTGGTTTTACCTGCGCCCGGCGTTTGGCTGAAGAAGGCGCTTCAGTAGCTTTGGCCGACCTGGCCGTATTGTCAGAACAGGGCAGGGGTAGTGACGAAACTGAAAACCAGTTATATGATCTGACTGAGATAATCAGTGATATGGGTGTTGGAGCGCTGGCCATAGAGGTTGATGTAACCGATCCTGATTCCGTACAGAAAATGATCGAACAAGTAAAGGACAAATTCGGACGTCTTGATATACTGGTGAATAATGCCGGGACAATAATCGACCCTGCACCGCTGGCTCTCACTGATCCGGAAGCCTGGAGAAAAACGATTGAAGTGAACCTGACGGGAACCATGCTCTGCTGCCGGGCGGCCGCACCGTTGATGATGTGTAACGAGGAAGGCGGAAAAATTATCAACATGTCTTCACGGGCAGCTCGCAGCGGGGCAATCTGGATGCATGCATACTGCGCATCGAAAGCGGGAGTGATCGGTTTAACCCGTTCTATGTCTCTTGAGCTGGCTCCCTTTAAAATTTGTGTCAATGCCTTATGTCCCGGAGAAATCGATACTGAGATGAAACGGTGGGGTTGGGGTAAGGAAGCCACGATAAAAGGCAAAACTGTAGAAGAGATAGCCGATGAAGCAGCAAAAGCTACCCCGCTGGGCAGGGTTGGCACTGCTGAAGATGTTGCCGCTGCAGTAGCTTTTTTTGCCTCCCCCGATGCTGACTATATGACCGGAGAGATTTTGAATATTACAGGTGGAAACGGAATACGTCCTCTACTTTAG
- a CDS encoding XdhC/CoxI family protein — protein sequence MSFYREISSLLKEGKPSVLVTVISSDKNYDLIGKQLVISEGKILYSNVNQMLAEVIYQIVSPIAEGGENFTLKTELPSGDQIEVFIHAYSPHPRLIILGGGHIGAALCRIASNLDFEIILIDDRPAFASRELHPHAHRLICEHFGDALDSIESTFADYIVIVTRGHKHDRYCLEKSLGRKAAYIGMIGSKSRVRAQLNELRELGYTEEELSRVHSPIGLPIGAVSEGEIAISILAEIIQERRSTSSDEAIQQDILQELVRIEEDKQKAALVTLVKTLGSTPRKTGSQLLIFPDGSLKGTIGGGCSEAGVRQEALTRLDHQEQGVMRLDLTGDVAADEGMACGGIMEIFIELLP from the coding sequence ATGAGTTTTTACAGGGAAATCAGCAGCCTCTTGAAAGAAGGAAAACCGTCAGTACTGGTTACAGTAATCTCCAGTGATAAAAATTATGATTTAATCGGCAAGCAGTTGGTGATCAGCGAAGGTAAGATTTTGTACAGTAATGTTAATCAAATGCTGGCCGAAGTGATCTATCAAATAGTTTCGCCAATCGCCGAAGGCGGAGAAAATTTCACACTCAAAACAGAGCTACCCTCCGGTGATCAGATAGAAGTATTTATCCATGCTTATTCGCCCCATCCCCGCTTGATAATTCTAGGAGGCGGCCATATTGGGGCTGCTCTCTGCCGGATCGCCTCCAATCTCGATTTTGAAATTATTCTTATCGATGATCGGCCTGCCTTTGCTTCCCGGGAACTGCATCCTCATGCCCACCGGTTGATCTGCGAACACTTTGGCGATGCCCTTGACTCTATTGAATCGACTTTCGCCGATTACATTGTGATTGTAACCAGGGGTCATAAACATGACCGGTATTGCCTGGAGAAATCGCTGGGGCGGAAAGCGGCATATATCGGTATGATCGGCAGTAAGAGCAGGGTGCGTGCCCAGCTCAACGAATTAAGAGAATTAGGGTATACGGAAGAAGAGCTTTCCCGGGTTCATTCTCCCATCGGCCTGCCCATCGGCGCGGTCAGTGAAGGAGAAATTGCCATCAGCATACTGGCCGAGATAATACAGGAAAGAAGAAGCACAAGCAGTGATGAAGCGATCCAACAGGATATCCTTCAAGAGCTGGTTCGCATCGAAGAAGACAAACAGAAAGCGGCCCTGGTAACCCTGGTTAAAACTCTCGGTTCAACACCCAGAAAAACAGGATCACAACTTCTGATTTTTCCTGATGGTTCGCTAAAGGGAACTATAGGTGGGGGTTGTTCGGAAGCCGGAGTAAGGCAGGAAGCTCTCACCCGTTTGGATCATCAAGAGCAGGGAGTTATGCGCCTTGATTTAACCGGGGATGTAGCCGCAGATGAAGGAATGGCCTGTGGAGGGATTATGGAAATCTTTATCGAACTGCTACCATAA
- the dat gene encoding D-amino-acid transaminase, with protein sequence MHNLAWINGNIDNLEGATVSLEDRGYLLGDGIYEVIRVFNSKPFALEDHLNRLQNSAKAIKMELPYSLEDINNAIVQLIEKGECAEGYLYIQVTRGIAQRDHLFPPDAKPSMIMYIREMAPLPALEDIKPVKCITLPDERWLNCYIKTVNLLPNLLARQTAAEAGAVEAILYRQGGIVTEGTRSNLFTVIDGIVRTHPATNLILHGVTRKIVIDILKTEGVKVSETAITLEELKNVSEAWLTSTTMDVNPIGWIDECPVGDSAPGPICRNLMNQFRAKVMQLY encoded by the coding sequence GTGCATAATTTAGCCTGGATCAACGGAAATATTGATAATCTGGAAGGTGCAACTGTATCTCTTGAAGATCGCGGTTATCTGTTAGGTGATGGGATATATGAAGTAATCAGAGTTTTTAACAGCAAGCCATTTGCACTTGAAGATCACCTGAACAGACTGCAGAACAGTGCAAAGGCAATAAAAATGGAACTGCCCTATTCGCTGGAAGATATTAACAATGCGATTGTGCAGTTGATTGAAAAAGGTGAGTGTGCGGAGGGCTATCTCTACATTCAGGTTACCAGGGGCATTGCTCAACGCGATCACCTTTTCCCACCTGATGCGAAACCATCAATGATCATGTATATCAGGGAGATGGCTCCACTTCCCGCGCTTGAGGATATAAAACCGGTAAAATGTATCACTCTGCCGGACGAAAGATGGCTCAACTGTTATATCAAGACTGTGAATCTTCTCCCCAACCTGCTGGCCCGCCAGACTGCCGCCGAAGCGGGGGCAGTAGAAGCCATTCTATACCGCCAGGGAGGAATAGTCACTGAAGGAACTCGTTCGAACCTTTTTACAGTAATCGACGGAATAGTCCGTACCCATCCTGCGACTAACTTGATCCTGCATGGAGTTACCAGGAAGATAGTCATAGATATTTTGAAAACCGAGGGTGTAAAGGTATCTGAAACAGCTATCACCCTGGAAGAGCTGAAAAATGTTTCCGAAGCCTGGCTGACTTCGACGACAATGGATGTTAACCCGATAGGCTGGATTGATGAATGTCCTGTCGGTGATTCTGCCCCCGGACCGATCTGCCGGAACCTGATGAATCAGTTCAGGGCTAAAGTTATGCAACTCTATTAG